The nucleotide window TCGCTGATCCGGGCGGTCGATCGCGCGGCGGGCAACGCCGCCCAGAACGCACGCCTGCTCGCTCTCGCGGGTGCGTTCGTCGCCTACGCCGGGGCGACGCTGCTCGCTGAGGAGGCCGGCATCGCTGCGGCCGCCACCGCCGGTCTCGCGCTCGGCAATCTCGACGTTCCCTACAAGGAGACGATCAGCGAGTTCAAAGGTGACGTCACCACGCTCCTCCTCTCGTTCGTGTTCATCGCGCTGGCCGCGCTGCTGTCGTTCGACGACATCGCCGCGCTCGGCGTCGGCGGGCTGGTGGTCGTCGCCGCGGTGATGTTCGTCATCCGGCCACTCCTGGTGTTCGTCTCGACGCGAGGCCACCAGTTCAGCCGTGACGAGCGCCTGTTCATGAGTTTCGTCGGGCCACGCGGGATCATCCCCGCATCGGTCGCGACGCTGTTCGCCGTCGAACTCACGGACGCCGGGCTGCCGGAGCAGGCGACGACGCTCGTCGGGACGGTGTTTCTCGTGATCCTCGCGACGGTCGTCCTCGAAGGTGGATTGGCACCATATATTGCGTCGGCGCTCGACGTGGTGCCCATGCAGATCGTCATCGTCGGCGGCGGTACGGTCGGACGCGGCCTCGCCGAACGGTTCGACGCACACGGTGAAAACCCGGTCCTGATCGAGAGCGACGCCGACATCGCCCGTCGGGCGCGCGACGACGGCCATACGGTCCACGTCGGCGACGGGACCGTCGCCGAGACGCTCCGCGATGTCGTCGTCGCCGACGCGAAACTCCTCGTCGTCGCGACCGGCGACGACGACGCGAACCTGCTGGCCGCACAGCTTGCCCGCTCGACGTTCGACGTCGACCACATCATCGCACGGGTGAACGAGCCGGAGAACACCGATGCCTTCGAGGATCTCGGGGTGCGTGCGATCTCGCCAACGGAATCGGCGATCTGGGCGATCGACAACCTCGTCGAGCGTCCCGCACTCCTGAAGTGGACCGTCGAGTTGGGACAGTCGGGCGACGTCCGCGAGGTCGACGTCACCGCCGACGCGGCCGTCGGCCGGTCGATCGCCGCGGTCAGAAACGATCTCCCGAGCGAGTGTCTGCTCGCGCTCGTGAACCGCGACGGCACGAACCACTATCCGGGCGACGATTTCGATCTGGAGCGTGGCGATACCGTCACGCTGCTCGGTCGGACCGAGGCCGTCGACGACGCCCGCGCCCTGTTCGCGCGGGCCGGGTAGCGATCGACAGTCGGGAAATCAGAGGAATTCGCGGACGTCGGAGTACCACATCTCGTGGTGATCGAGCGCGCCGACGCGGCGGGCGATGGCAGCGGCGAGGACGTGCCAGCAGCGCTGGCTCTCGTCGTCGGCGTCGAGGTTGTAGGCGGAGTCCTTGCAGGTACAGCCGCCGTCCTCGACGACGTACTCGTCGGAGTGGCCCACCACGACGGTGAAATCGAGATACTGCTTGACACGCCGTTCGGCGACCGCCTCGATGGCTCTGACGCCGCGGTCGCCGTGCGCGTCGATGATGCGCTCGGTGATCGACGGATCGAGCTCGCCGGCGTCGTCGAGCGCGCGCTGCCACTCGGTTTCGGTCACAGCGGGCGTTCGCGCCGGCGGATGAAAACCCGTTCGATGGGCGGGGCGGGATGTTCGGACGACGATCAAGTCGGATGAAAATATTTTTACGACGATTGACTGATTTTCCCGTATGCCGCCCGCCATCGAAACCGACGGCCTGACGAAGCGGTTCGACGAGACGACCGTCGTCTCGGGGGTCGATCTGACGGTTCCCGCCGGCTCCGTCTACGGCTTTCTGGGGCCGAACGGCGCGGGCAAGACGACGACCATGCGGATGCTGACGACGCTCGTCCGGCCGACGAGCGGGACGGCCCGCGTCGCCGGCCACTCGATCGAGAATCGCGAGGCAGTAGTTTCGGAAATCGGCTTCCTCCCCGAAGAGCCGCCGCTGTACGACGAACTCACCGCACGCGAGCAGCTGCGCTACATCACCGATCTCCGTGATATGGACGGCGACGACCGCATCGAGACGCTGCTCGACCGTCTCGATCTCGCCGCCGACGCGAACGAGCGGGTCGGAACGTACTCGAAGGGGATGAAACAGAAGACGGCGCTGATCCAGGCGCTCGTCCACGAGCCGAGCGTAGTCTTCCTCGACGAACCGACCTCGGGGCTCGATCCACGCGCCGCACGCACGGTCTACGACCTCATCGGCGAACTCACCGACCGCGGTGCCACCGTCTTCCTCTCGACTCATATCCTGCCCGTGGTCGAGCGACTCGCCGACACCGTCGGCGTGCTCAGCGACGGATCGCTCGTCGCGGAAGACTCGCCGGAGCGACTCACCCACCGCGCCGAGGAGGAGCGCACACTGGAGGACGCCTTCCTCGACGTGACGAGCGAGCGGCCGGTGGAAGCCCAATGAACTGGCCAACGGTCGGGCGGAGTCTCACCATCGCGCGCGTCGAGTACCGCCGGAGCCTGCGTGCGATGGCGCAGAACACGACGCAGCTGCTCGGCTTCGGGCTCTTTCTCCTGCTGTTCGTCGGGCTGCCGACGGTCGGCGGGAGCTATCTCGCCTACACGGCCGGCGAGCGACTGATCGACACGCTGCCGGTGCTCGATGGGGCGCGCAGCGCGCTCGCGCTGGCGTGGCTCGGGCCGGTGTTCCTGATCGCCCAGCGCGCCGTCGGCAAGACCGCCCGAATCGAACACGAGACGGGCATGCTGACGACCGTGCCGGCTCCCGACGTTCTCGGGGGATTGCTGCTCGCCGAGACCGCACGCGTGCTCTCGATCGTGGCGGTGCCGGTCGTCGTGGTGGCGAGCGCGCTCGCACTCGGCATCGGCGCGCCGACGGCGTTCGTCAGCGTCGTCGTGGCCTTCCTCGCGGTGTTCGCGACGGCGCTGCTCGTCGGCCACATCGTGGGCGTGCTGATCAAGATCGTCGTCGGCCAGTCCGAACTGCTCACGCGCTACAAGTCCGTCATCGCTGTCGTCGCCCTGCTCGCGTACTTCGTCGCGGTCTCCTCGGAGACGGTCGGGCGCGCGCTGGTCCAGCTGTCGGCGCTGCTGCGGGATGCGCCGACGGCGTGGTTCGGCGACCTGCTCGTAGCCGGGATTCCCGGCGTCACGCCGTCGCTACCACGG belongs to Halococcus qingdaonensis and includes:
- a CDS encoding cation:proton antiporter domain-containing protein, whose protein sequence is MARVELLVALVALVFTIGIFAQVLADRYRIPSIIFLIVAGIVLGPEGLGIVTREAFGVALPVIVDLSVALIVFEGAFHLRYEDLKATRSTRLRLITVGALISLVGTAIAVRVALGTPWDLAFLIGSLLVATGPTVIDPILDVVAVRDSVANALSFEGVVNDVTAAILAYVSFEVVLAEQPTRIAFLEEFAARLAIGIVVGALVAVVLRSLIRAVDRAAGNAAQNARLLALAGAFVAYAGATLLAEEAGIAAAATAGLALGNLDVPYKETISEFKGDVTTLLLSFVFIALAALLSFDDIAALGVGGLVVVAAVMFVIRPLLVFVSTRGHQFSRDERLFMSFVGPRGIIPASVATLFAVELTDAGLPEQATTLVGTVFLVILATVVLEGGLAPYIASALDVVPMQIVIVGGGTVGRGLAERFDAHGENPVLIESDADIARRARDDGHTVHVGDGTVAETLRDVVVADAKLLVVATGDDDANLLAAQLARSTFDVDHIIARVNEPENTDAFEDLGVRAISPTESAIWAIDNLVERPALLKWTVELGQSGDVREVDVTADAAVGRSIAAVRNDLPSECLLALVNRDGTNHYPGDDFDLERGDTVTLLGRTEAVDDARALFARAG
- a CDS encoding SWIM zinc finger family protein produces the protein MTETEWQRALDDAGELDPSITERIIDAHGDRGVRAIEAVAERRVKQYLDFTVVVGHSDEYVVEDGGCTCKDSAYNLDADDESQRCWHVLAAAIARRVGALDHHEMWYSDVREFL
- a CDS encoding ABC transporter ATP-binding protein, producing MPPAIETDGLTKRFDETTVVSGVDLTVPAGSVYGFLGPNGAGKTTTMRMLTTLVRPTSGTARVAGHSIENREAVVSEIGFLPEEPPLYDELTAREQLRYITDLRDMDGDDRIETLLDRLDLAADANERVGTYSKGMKQKTALIQALVHEPSVVFLDEPTSGLDPRAARTVYDLIGELTDRGATVFLSTHILPVVERLADTVGVLSDGSLVAEDSPERLTHRAEEERTLEDAFLDVTSERPVEAQ